A genomic region of Nostoc sp. UHCC 0702 contains the following coding sequences:
- a CDS encoding dienelactone hydrolase, with amino-acid sequence MQIRAFFEAAKVVESSQSPYDSIYLKIFYPAKMSGTDLEKDMGIIPVNPEQAPFPVVILFNGANCDAQLYQWLAVKLAQRGLVVVIFNWVAEVMPGIISLTPGVDVAAWQPEIYGTAPSASALPALLSKLEHLQNQGILAGTLDLQRIILGGHSVGGRVAIESANPRFFEQVVASFAYGAHSAGGVAIGYKAGTILPLPDSLPMLLMGGTCDGVIANSSYRYGVSVGDATTSVMRTFREAIAGGRNDSYLVLLEGANHFSMADTIDSTTARPFLDLSATQPQENYRLLMAEIIGLFIDSYVRHQPEASGGLDQLLNSANPLIKSFERK; translated from the coding sequence ATGCAGATTCGTGCTTTTTTTGAAGCTGCAAAAGTTGTTGAGTCTAGCCAATCACCTTACGATTCAATTTATCTGAAAATTTTTTACCCCGCGAAAATGTCGGGAACTGACTTAGAAAAAGATATGGGAATTATACCTGTTAATCCAGAACAGGCTCCTTTTCCTGTGGTGATTTTGTTCAACGGCGCTAATTGTGATGCTCAACTATATCAATGGCTGGCGGTTAAACTAGCCCAACGGGGACTGGTGGTAGTCATATTTAACTGGGTTGCAGAAGTCATGCCAGGGATAATTAGTCTCACGCCTGGAGTGGATGTTGCAGCATGGCAACCAGAAATCTATGGTACTGCTCCTAGTGCCTCGGCTTTGCCTGCGCTGTTGTCTAAACTAGAACATTTACAGAATCAGGGAATTTTAGCTGGAACCCTTGACTTGCAGCGAATCATTTTAGGTGGACATTCTGTTGGTGGTAGAGTAGCAATTGAAAGCGCTAACCCCCGCTTTTTTGAGCAAGTTGTAGCATCTTTTGCCTATGGCGCACATAGCGCCGGAGGGGTGGCAATTGGATATAAAGCAGGTACTATCTTACCTTTACCAGACTCCTTACCCATGCTACTCATGGGAGGAACTTGTGATGGGGTGATTGCTAACAGCAGCTACCGTTATGGTGTAAGTGTTGGAGATGCTACCACTTCAGTTATGCGTACATTCCGAGAAGCGATCGCTGGCGGCAGAAATGACAGCTATCTGGTACTCTTGGAAGGGGCAAATCACTTTTCTATGGCTGATACCATAGACTCCACGACAGCTAGACCCTTTCTCGACTTAAGCGCCACCCAGCCACAAGAAAACTACCGTTTATTAATGGCTGAAATCATTGGTTTATTTATTGATAGTTATGTTCGCCACCAACCAGAGGCATCTGGAGGGCTTGACCAATTACTTAATAGTGCCAATCCTCTGATAAAATCCTTTGAGCGTAAATGA